In a single window of the Tiliqua scincoides isolate rTilSci1 chromosome 15, rTilSci1.hap2, whole genome shotgun sequence genome:
- the LOC136635174 gene encoding ras-related protein Rab-13-like isoform X2: protein MSCWRPLAEWAVTAASSAKRKSRRHFSWTLDFALSLERLKSFPSDLVRRQMPSVVVSKACFSRTAKKIPNKSLSLEGKNPGKMAKSYDHLFKLLLIGDSGVGKTCLIIRFAEDNFSGTYISTICIDFKIRTVEIEGKRIKLQVWDTAGQERFKTITTAYYRGAMGIILAYDITEITSQVGEWMFPLKSGISVFGIDEDFYPFYQVVPPFFFYLK from the exons atgagctgctggagacctttggcagagtgggcagtgacagctgcatcgtcggcaaagaggaagtcacgcagacatttcagctggactttggactttgctctcagtctggagaggttgaagagctttccgtctgatctggtccggagacagatgccttctgttgtagtttcaaaggcctgcttcagcaggacagcgaagaagatcccaaacaag TCCCTCTCCTTGGAAGGGAAGAATCCTGGGAAAATGGCAAAATCCTATGATCACCTCTTCAAGCTGTTGCTGATCGGAGACAGTGGAGTGGGAAAGACTTGCCTGATCATCCGCTTTGCAGAGGACAACTTCAGTGGCACTTACATCAGCACTATTT GCATTGATTTCAAAATCCGGACAGTGGAAATAGAAGGCAAAAGGATCAAGCTTCAGGTTTG GGACACGGCTGGCCAAGAGCGCTTCAAGACCATCACTACGGCGTATTACCGAGGTGCCATG GGAATTATCCTTGCGTATGACATCACGGAAATTACCAGCCAAGTTGGAGAGTGGATGTTCCCCTTAAAGTCTGGCATTTCAGTTTTTGGTATCGATGAGGACTTCTATCCCTTCTATCAAGtcgtcccccccttttttttttacctgaagtAG
- the LOC136635174 gene encoding uncharacterized protein isoform X1, with the protein MSCWRPLAEWAVTAASSAKRKSRRHFSWTLDFALSLERLKSFPSDLVRRQMPSVVVSKACFSRTAKKIPNKSLSLEGKNPGKMAKSYDHLFKLLLIGDSGVGKTCLIIRFAEDNFSGTYISTICIDFKIRTVEIEGKRIKLQVWDTAGQERFKTITTAYYRGAMERLRETTVPFMSLWKDLMMLRSLGGHPILGRILKRLSLLVYLEIKSIYFNEAYSQESV; encoded by the exons atgagctgctggagacctttggcagagtgggcagtgacagctgcatcgtcggcaaagaggaagtcacgcagacatttcagctggactttggactttgctctcagtctggagaggttgaagagctttccgtctgatctggtccggagacagatgccttctgttgtagtttcaaaggcctgcttcagcaggacagcgaagaagatcccaaacaag TCCCTCTCCTTGGAAGGGAAGAATCCTGGGAAAATGGCAAAATCCTATGATCACCTCTTCAAGCTGTTGCTGATCGGAGACAGTGGAGTGGGAAAGACTTGCCTGATCATCCGCTTTGCAGAGGACAACTTCAGTGGCACTTACATCAGCACTATTT GCATTGATTTCAAAATCCGGACAGTGGAAATAGAAGGCAAAAGGATCAAGCTTCAGGTTTG GGACACGGCTGGCCAAGAGCGCTTCAAGACCATCACTACGGCGTATTACCGAGGTGCCATG gagaggctgagagagacaacagtgcccttcatgtccttgtggaaagatctgatgatgctgaggagcctgggtggacatccgatcttggggagaatcttgaagaggctgtccctgcttgTCTACCTGGAAATAAAATCCATTtacttcaatgaggcttactcccaggaaagtgtgtaa